In Xylanibacter ruminicola 23, a single genomic region encodes these proteins:
- a CDS encoding NAD(+) synthase — MKYGFVNVAAAVPTVKVADVEYNVQQIESLIAQAEDRGVEVMVFPELCITGYSCQDLFKEQLLLDHAEDGVVKLLDFTRKLNVIVIVGLPVVVNGLLYNCAAVLQGGQLLGIVPKVYLPNYGEFYEKRWFASAQDLNATDIYFAGSPVHVSAEPQVFVTADGVKFGVEICEDVWAPTPPSNNLALAGADVIFNLSASDELIGKHAYLKSLLAQQSARMISGYVYASCGFGESTQDVVYGGNAIIFENGRLLEEGDRFSLLPQIKMCQIDVQALHVERRTNTTFINAQRNAHAREIACKATCQRPFELFRNIDPYPFIPKSEDMQASCEEILNIQVMGLVKRLHHINGKKAVIGISGGLDSTLALLVTVKAFDKLGLDRQGIVGITMPGFGTTDRTYNNALKLMETLGVTIREISIAAAVTQHFSDINHDASVHDITYENSQARERTQILMDVANKENAIVVGTGDLSELALGWATYNGDHMSMYGVNAGVPKTLIRYLVGYVAGEMATDTLMDIIDTPISPELIPADENGNIKQKTEDLVGPYELHDFFIYYFLRYGFSPKKIFLLAKRAFCTATSEKPALYDEETIKKWLTTFCRRFFNQQFKRSCLPDGPKVGSVSLSPRGDWRMPSDASSALWLKECEALACN, encoded by the coding sequence ATGAAATACGGATTTGTAAACGTAGCAGCTGCTGTGCCCACCGTAAAAGTGGCCGATGTAGAGTATAACGTGCAGCAGATTGAGAGCCTGATAGCTCAGGCCGAGGATCGTGGTGTCGAGGTGATGGTGTTCCCCGAGCTTTGCATCACGGGCTATTCGTGTCAGGATCTGTTTAAAGAGCAACTCCTGTTGGATCATGCCGAGGATGGTGTGGTAAAACTGCTTGATTTCACCCGCAAGCTCAACGTCATCGTGATTGTTGGTTTGCCAGTGGTAGTCAACGGTTTGCTGTACAACTGTGCAGCAGTGCTGCAGGGTGGACAGCTGTTGGGCATTGTGCCAAAGGTTTACCTGCCCAACTACGGCGAGTTTTACGAGAAGCGCTGGTTTGCATCGGCTCAGGACCTGAATGCTACCGATATTTATTTTGCAGGCAGTCCTGTTCATGTTTCAGCCGAGCCGCAGGTGTTTGTTACTGCCGATGGCGTGAAGTTCGGTGTCGAGATCTGCGAGGACGTATGGGCACCCACACCACCCAGCAACAACTTGGCTTTGGCTGGTGCCGATGTGATCTTCAACCTCTCGGCCAGCGACGAACTGATTGGTAAGCATGCTTATCTTAAGTCGCTGCTTGCCCAGCAGAGTGCCCGTATGATTAGCGGTTACGTTTATGCCAGCTGCGGTTTTGGCGAGTCTACCCAGGATGTGGTTTATGGCGGTAATGCTATTATTTTTGAGAATGGCCGACTGCTCGAAGAGGGCGACCGATTCTCGTTGCTGCCACAAATCAAGATGTGTCAGATTGATGTGCAGGCGCTGCATGTTGAGCGTCGCACCAATACCACTTTCATTAATGCACAGCGTAATGCCCACGCTCGCGAAATCGCTTGCAAGGCTACCTGCCAGCGTCCGTTCGAGCTCTTCCGCAATATCGATCCGTATCCCTTCATCCCCAAGAGTGAGGATATGCAGGCATCGTGCGAGGAGATTCTCAATATCCAGGTGATGGGTTTGGTAAAGCGTCTGCACCATATCAATGGTAAAAAGGCTGTTATCGGTATCAGCGGTGGTCTGGATTCTACCTTGGCACTGCTCGTAACCGTCAAGGCTTTCGATAAGTTAGGTCTCGACCGTCAGGGCATCGTGGGTATCACCATGCCTGGTTTCGGTACCACCGACCGTACCTATAACAATGCCCTGAAGCTGATGGAAACCTTGGGTGTTACCATTCGCGAAATCAGTATTGCCGCAGCTGTAACCCAGCACTTCAGTGATATCAATCACGATGCTTCGGTTCACGATATCACCTACGAGAACTCGCAGGCCCGCGAGCGCACACAGATTCTGATGGATGTGGCCAACAAGGAGAACGCCATCGTGGTAGGTACAGGCGACCTGTCGGAGCTGGCACTTGGTTGGGCTACCTATAATGGCGACCACATGTCGATGTATGGTGTGAATGCCGGTGTGCCCAAGACTTTGATTCGTTACTTGGTAGGCTACGTAGCAGGAGAGATGGCTACGGATACATTAATGGATATCATCGATACCCCCATTTCGCCCGAGCTGATTCCAGCCGACGAAAACGGCAATATCAAGCAGAAGACCGAGGATCTGGTTGGTCCTTACGAGCTGCACGATTTCTTTATCTATTACTTCCTGCGTTACGGCTTCAGTCCTAAGAAGATTTTCCTGTTGGCCAAGCGTGCCTTCTGCACCGCTACCAGCGAGAAACCAGCCCTTTACGACGAGGAGACCATCAAGAAATGGCTTACCACCTTCTGCCGCCGATTCTTTAATCAGCAGTTCAAGCGTTCGTGCTTGCCCGATGGTCCAAAGGTGGGTAGTGTCAGCTTGTCGCCTCGAGGCGATTGGCGTATGCCAAGCGATGCATCATCCGCCCTTTGGTTGAAAGAATGCGAGGCACTGGCGTGCAATTGA
- a CDS encoding ATP-dependent Clp protease ATP-binding subunit, producing MTTQFSPKLSEILAFSREEAARLASRSVGPEHLLLGILRSNEGPVIDLFNRLNLNMQAVKTELEMRVREDEIGQPIHTTDLVLNEKASNVLRLAVLEARIQRANKIDEQHLLLAILHDLANNGAKQVLEMNDVTYDDAAAILFAPKNTNVSNNVSNGIGLPDEEEEEFEMNGDKGIPVSKINNTAQKKPASKTPVLDSFGTDLTKAAADGKLDPCVGREREIQRIVEILGRRKKNNPILIGEPGVGKSAIVEGLAQMIEAHHCSPMLFGKRIFTLDMTGVVAGTKYRGQFEERLKALMKELEANPDVIVFIDEIHTIIGAGSTPGSMDAANIMKPALARGTIQCIGATTLDEYRESIEKDGALERRFQKVQVEATTNEETLQILRNIKDRYEQHHHVTYTDAALEACVKLTDRYITDRFMPDKAIDALDETGSKVHLGNAQIPPEIIEKEKELADAREKKQKAVKNQNYELAAGYRDRETTLTKELKELNDRWSNGEGEERLVVDADQVAEVVSMMTGVPVQRMAEQEGVRLKGMAVELKNAVIAQDAAIDKMVKAIQRNRVGLKEPNHPIGVFMFLGPTGVGKTYLAKKLAEFMFGSSEALIRIDMSEYTESFNTSRLIGAPPGYVGYGEGGQLTERVRRHPYSIVLLDEIEKAHSNVFNLLLQVLDEGRMTDGNGRLVDFRNTVIIMTSNAGTRQLKDFGRGVGFGASAQTGLMKSDKDKQYARDIVQKALSKQFSPEFLNRLDEIITFDQLDLDAIKRIIDVELKSLYNRIEQIGYHIDLSDEAKEFVATKGYDVQFGARPLKRAIQNYLEDGISDLIVNGDLEPGATIHITLKENELAFS from the coding sequence ATGACGACACAATTTTCGCCAAAACTATCAGAAATACTGGCTTTCTCGCGTGAAGAGGCAGCTCGACTGGCTAGCCGATCGGTGGGTCCCGAACACCTACTGCTTGGCATTCTGCGCAGTAACGAGGGTCCGGTTATCGACCTGTTTAACAGGCTGAACCTGAATATGCAGGCGGTAAAGACTGAACTGGAAATGCGCGTAAGGGAGGACGAAATCGGTCAGCCTATACACACTACCGACCTGGTGCTGAACGAGAAGGCCAGCAACGTACTGCGACTGGCTGTACTGGAGGCACGCATACAGAGAGCCAATAAGATAGACGAGCAACACCTGCTGCTGGCCATACTGCACGACTTGGCTAACAACGGGGCAAAACAAGTTTTAGAAATGAACGATGTGACATACGACGACGCTGCAGCCATACTGTTTGCGCCGAAGAACACAAACGTAAGTAATAACGTGAGCAACGGCATAGGACTGCCCGACGAGGAGGAAGAGGAGTTTGAGATGAATGGCGACAAGGGCATTCCGGTGAGCAAGATTAATAACACCGCCCAGAAGAAGCCCGCCTCGAAGACACCTGTACTCGACAGCTTTGGTACCGACCTGACAAAGGCCGCTGCTGATGGTAAGCTGGATCCCTGTGTGGGTCGCGAGCGCGAGATACAGCGTATTGTAGAGATTCTGGGTCGCCGCAAGAAGAACAACCCCATACTGATTGGCGAGCCTGGTGTAGGTAAGAGCGCCATTGTAGAGGGACTGGCCCAGATGATTGAGGCCCACCACTGCAGTCCAATGCTGTTTGGAAAGCGCATTTTTACGCTGGATATGACAGGCGTTGTGGCAGGCACCAAGTATCGCGGACAGTTTGAGGAGCGCCTGAAAGCCCTGATGAAGGAGCTGGAGGCTAACCCCGACGTGATTGTATTCATCGACGAGATACACACCATCATCGGTGCAGGTTCTACCCCTGGCAGTATGGATGCTGCCAACATTATGAAACCTGCCTTGGCACGCGGCACCATACAGTGCATTGGTGCTACCACGCTGGATGAGTATCGCGAGAGCATTGAGAAGGATGGTGCCTTGGAGCGTCGATTCCAGAAGGTGCAGGTAGAGGCTACCACCAACGAGGAGACGCTGCAGATTCTGCGTAACATCAAGGATCGCTACGAGCAGCACCACCACGTGACATATACCGACGCGGCACTCGAGGCCTGTGTCAAATTGACAGACCGATACATTACCGACCGCTTTATGCCAGATAAGGCCATCGACGCGCTGGACGAGACTGGTTCGAAGGTACACTTAGGCAACGCACAGATTCCACCCGAGATTATTGAGAAGGAGAAGGAGCTGGCCGATGCCCGCGAAAAGAAGCAGAAGGCGGTAAAGAACCAGAACTACGAGCTGGCAGCCGGTTATCGCGACCGCGAGACAACCCTTACCAAGGAGTTGAAGGAGCTGAACGACCGCTGGAGCAACGGCGAGGGCGAAGAGCGACTGGTGGTAGATGCCGACCAGGTGGCCGAGGTGGTTTCGATGATGACGGGTGTGCCCGTACAGCGCATGGCCGAACAGGAGGGTGTACGCCTGAAGGGTATGGCCGTAGAGCTGAAGAACGCCGTGATAGCCCAGGATGCCGCTATCGACAAGATGGTAAAGGCCATCCAGCGCAACCGTGTAGGACTGAAGGAGCCCAACCACCCTATCGGCGTGTTTATGTTCTTAGGTCCTACAGGTGTGGGAAAAACCTACCTGGCCAAGAAGCTGGCAGAGTTTATGTTTGGCAGCAGCGAGGCGCTGATTCGTATCGACATGAGTGAATATACCGAGAGCTTTAACACCTCGCGACTGATTGGTGCACCTCCGGGATACGTAGGTTACGGCGAGGGCGGACAGCTGACAGAGCGCGTGCGCCGTCACCCCTACTCGATTGTTCTGTTGGACGAGATTGAGAAAGCTCACAGCAACGTGTTCAACCTGTTGCTGCAGGTGCTTGACGAGGGACGCATGACAGACGGTAACGGACGACTGGTGGATTTCCGCAACACGGTGATTATCATGACATCGAATGCAGGTACTCGCCAGCTGAAGGACTTTGGCCGTGGCGTAGGTTTCGGTGCATCGGCACAGACGGGACTGATGAAGAGCGACAAGGACAAGCAGTATGCACGCGACATTGTACAGAAGGCACTGTCGAAGCAGTTCTCGCCTGAGTTCCTGAACCGACTGGATGAGATTATCACCTTCGACCAGCTGGATCTGGATGCCATCAAGCGCATTATCGATGTAGAGCTGAAGAGCCTGTACAACCGTATTGAGCAGATAGGCTATCACATCGACCTGAGCGACGAGGCCAAGGAGTTTGTGGCCACCAAAGGTTACGATGTGCAGTTTGGTGCCCGTCCGCTAAAGCGCGCTATACAGAACTATCTGGAGGATGGCATTAGCGACCTGATAGTGAATGGCGACCTTGAACCGGGAGCCACCATCCATATCACACTTAAAGAAAATGAGTTAGCGTTTAGCTAA